The following coding sequences are from one Gemmatimonadota bacterium window:
- a CDS encoding SpoIIE family protein phosphatase, with protein MGGQRFLFFRWILVGLFCLNAEVFAGEARHVWTSFRQEDGLAHNVVTAVLQTPDGAMWFATLGGVSRYDGRLWKKYGVEDGLPGNAIQDLVAAPDGALWAAVGRGFGREARQGLAYFFGEEWRGIDLPEELRGRGGLRQILGLDGGRSCLVTDAGHLLRFDGADLYLVMLDGQPLQGVQSLMADANGKVWVAYGGRGGNVLFGPGMGRGGRGEPGGRGRRGGFRGADGPEGGRGRGDFRGADGPEGGRGRVELGGRGRRGDLRDMDGPDGRGGRGGRPDEFEQGMGLLDVDTGEWTTIADMDSLSNVSVWAMAQSADGALWFGTDENGLKRYYSGQWETFTTEDGLPSNRVQVIRFAQDGTVWIGTPAGAAFRDAGGQWRIFTEREGLPNSYVVDICIAADGAIWVGTRGGVARLGLSGWLHHRNWPGMNDRGASIFALGEDGQLWVGNDAIYKFERDSWHVAHGLEDVRGRLIDLFVDGKGHLWTVTPFQLLRYDGEVWEVIRPDRRMGLGFRAVCPAQDGGVWAITRSGVQRFDGQVWTALFSSQGLAQIESNPERSSISICEASDGSLWLGQVDGVMHLMDGEQRKYTAADGIPGGPITVVAEDIGGQIWISSLLEGVAHFNGQRWRRVPGADQAQFNGVNRIFPANDGKVWLASPIDGAIHTDGFAWVRYTVQEGLPSTQVWDVAQDAEGLLWFATSDGLGCYDPDGDAPETLLLAPPVQIAPYQNALFEFAGQDVWKQTPDGSLQYSWRLDEGAWSSFSRNNRVLLEDIDAGGHKFEVRAMDLAFNVDKTPAVQVFEVLAPVWQRPWFVGLSGVSLLIVLVTTGYAFQKHKRWRIAQTQLIDELETELQEAHDMQMGLLPRDPVRERGFEVVGRCLPANHVGGDYFTYFWLDDDRKILGFGAADVSGKAMQGAVRAMQLSGMLHYEVRAAQTPIDVLRNLNLVLQEQFDAASFVTCCLGTLDLETGEIVLANSGHPYPYRVSVGGDLQMIELMSVPLGMTLPPEVDTEPKETRAFLDFGDMLVLYSDGVTDMQNAAGEFYEEARLEALLKEHAGASADVLIDTVIDDLVRFRASAAQTDDVTLLVIKRR; from the coding sequence ATGGGCGGTCAAAGATTTTTGTTTTTTAGATGGATACTCGTTGGGCTGTTTTGCCTCAATGCCGAGGTTTTTGCAGGCGAGGCCAGGCATGTGTGGACGTCCTTTCGGCAAGAAGATGGACTGGCGCACAATGTGGTGACGGCTGTGTTGCAGACACCCGATGGGGCGATGTGGTTTGCCACGCTGGGTGGGGTGTCGCGCTATGACGGGCGTTTATGGAAGAAGTACGGGGTTGAAGATGGGCTGCCGGGAAATGCTATTCAGGATCTGGTTGCCGCACCCGATGGGGCATTGTGGGCTGCTGTGGGACGGGGTTTTGGTCGTGAAGCACGACAGGGACTGGCTTATTTTTTTGGCGAGGAATGGAGGGGGATTGATCTGCCAGAAGAATTGAGGGGGCGAGGGGGCTTGCGCCAGATTTTGGGGCTGGATGGTGGTCGCTCCTGTCTGGTGACCGATGCAGGTCACTTGTTGCGCTTTGATGGCGCAGATCTTTATTTGGTGATGTTAGATGGTCAGCCGCTTCAAGGTGTTCAGAGCTTGATGGCCGATGCAAATGGGAAAGTGTGGGTCGCTTATGGGGGGCGAGGGGGCAATGTTTTGTTTGGCCCGGGAATGGGACGGGGGGGACGCGGTGAACCGGGTGGCAGAGGCAGGCGCGGTGGTTTTAGAGGGGCAGACGGTCCCGAAGGTGGCAGAGGGCGAGGTGATTTTAGAGGGGCAGACGGTCCCGAAGGTGGCAGAGGGCGAGTTGAACTGGGTGGTCGGGGCAGGCGTGGTGATTTGAGGGATATGGACGGTCCTGATGGTCGTGGAGGGCGAGGTGGAAGACCTGACGAGTTTGAGCAGGGTATGGGGTTATTGGATGTGGATACGGGGGAATGGACGACGATAGCAGATATGGATAGTTTGAGCAATGTATCTGTGTGGGCGATGGCGCAAAGTGCCGATGGCGCGCTCTGGTTTGGTACCGATGAGAACGGGCTTAAGCGGTATTATTCGGGACAATGGGAAACATTTACAACTGAGGACGGGTTGCCTTCTAATCGGGTGCAGGTGATTCGCTTTGCACAGGATGGAACGGTGTGGATTGGTACGCCGGCTGGCGCAGCTTTTCGAGATGCGGGCGGACAATGGCGAATTTTTACAGAGCGCGAGGGATTGCCCAATAGCTATGTGGTCGATATCTGTATTGCTGCGGATGGGGCAATTTGGGTGGGTACGCGTGGGGGGGTTGCGCGTTTGGGGCTTTCGGGGTGGTTGCACCACAGGAACTGGCCAGGGATGAATGATCGCGGTGCTTCGATTTTCGCTCTCGGTGAAGATGGTCAGCTCTGGGTTGGCAATGATGCGATTTACAAATTTGAGCGGGATTCCTGGCATGTGGCACATGGGTTAGAAGATGTGCGCGGGCGTTTGATCGATTTGTTTGTCGATGGAAAAGGACACCTCTGGACTGTAACGCCGTTTCAATTGTTGCGTTATGATGGCGAGGTATGGGAGGTGATAAGGCCCGATCGTCGAATGGGATTGGGATTTCGAGCCGTGTGCCCTGCACAAGATGGCGGCGTGTGGGCAATTACGCGCTCAGGTGTTCAGCGATTCGATGGGCAGGTATGGACGGCTCTGTTTTCCTCACAGGGTCTGGCGCAGATAGAGAGCAATCCCGAAAGGTCCAGCATTTCGATTTGCGAGGCGAGCGATGGCAGTTTGTGGCTGGGGCAGGTGGATGGCGTGATGCATCTGATGGATGGGGAGCAGCGGAAATACACTGCTGCTGATGGGATACCAGGTGGGCCGATTACTGTGGTTGCCGAAGATATTGGTGGACAGATATGGATTAGTTCACTGCTTGAAGGGGTAGCGCATTTTAATGGGCAGCGATGGCGACGGGTTCCGGGCGCAGATCAGGCGCAGTTTAATGGGGTGAATCGGATATTTCCCGCCAATGATGGCAAGGTGTGGTTGGCTTCGCCGATTGATGGCGCGATTCACACCGATGGGTTTGCCTGGGTGCGCTATACGGTTCAAGAGGGGTTGCCGAGTACACAGGTTTGGGATGTGGCACAAGATGCCGAGGGTTTGTTGTGGTTTGCGACGTCTGATGGGTTGGGGTGTTATGATCCCGATGGCGATGCGCCCGAGACACTTCTTTTGGCTCCGCCAGTTCAAATTGCGCCGTATCAAAATGCGTTGTTTGAATTTGCAGGGCAGGATGTGTGGAAGCAGACGCCAGATGGGTCATTGCAATATTCATGGCGGCTCGACGAGGGGGCGTGGTCCTCTTTTTCGCGCAATAACCGGGTTTTGTTGGAGGACATTGATGCTGGCGGTCACAAATTTGAAGTGCGCGCTATGGATCTGGCTTTTAATGTGGATAAGACCCCCGCTGTGCAGGTGTTTGAGGTGTTGGCGCCTGTGTGGCAACGGCCCTGGTTTGTGGGATTGAGTGGCGTTTCGTTGCTCATCGTGCTGGTTACGACGGGATATGCGTTTCAAAAGCACAAGCGCTGGCGCATAGCACAGACGCAGTTGATCGATGAGTTGGAGACGGAACTTCAGGAAGCCCACGATATGCAGATGGGGCTGTTGCCCCGAGATCCCGTGCGCGAGAGAGGGTTTGAGGTGGTGGGCAGGTGTTTGCCAGCCAATCATGTCGGCGGTGATTATTTCACGTATTTCTGGTTGGACGACGATCGGAAAATACTGGGGTTTGGAGCCGCAGATGTGTCGGGTAAGGCGATGCAGGGTGCTGTGCGGGCTATGCAATTGAGCGGGATGTTGCACTATGAGGTTCGCGCGGCACAGACGCCGATAGATGTGTTGCGGAATTTGAATCTCGTTTTGCAAGAGCAATTTGATGCGGCGAGTTTTGTGACGTGCTGTTTGGGGACGCTGGATTTAGAGACGGGAGAGATTGTTCTGGCCAATTCCGGGCATCCCTATCCCTATCGGGTGTCTGTGGGCGGTGATTTGCAGATGATAGAGTTGATGTCTGTGCCTCTGGGTATGACGTTGCCGCCCGAGGTGGATACCGAGCCTAAAGAAACGCGTGCGTTTTTGGATTTTGGCGATATGCTGGTGCTCTACAGCGATGGGGTGACGGATATGCAAAATGCCGCGGGAGAGTTTTACGAGGAGGCGCGGTTGGAGGCTTTGCTAAAAGAACACGCGGGCGCGAGTGCCGATGTTTTGATCGATACGGTGATTGATGATCTGGTTCGGTTTCGCGCGTCGGCGGCACAGACAGATGATGTGACGCTTCTGGTTATTAAGAGGCGGTAG
- a CDS encoding thioredoxin family protein, which produces MRIFVAVCVLMMLQSSAVMAQNEASFGVMVEPKTARVGEAVAVWIDVDLSDDWHIYSATTPPGGPYPTEIALSGAGFRQVGAVVQPEPIVEYDPNFEMNVEYYHPKVRFGVRAEVGEGMPGERVLSGEVIYMLCNATQCLPPNTYAFEIPVVVEAGPARAEFVFSADATPPVSLDGTGSVADVERAITEGLSAFLYLSLWMGFLALLTPCVFPMIPITVSFFTKQETQSRRESVTKSLAYCGGIIFTFTGLGMVLAATLGASGAALFAANPWVNLLITAIFVAFALALFGLFEIRLPYGLLNKLNQVQGGSYGAILIMGFTFSLTSFTCTAPFVGTLLVLTAQGTWAWPILGMLVFSAAFASPFFFLALFPQSLAALPQSGGWLNSVKVVMGFLELAAALKFLSNVDLVWQWGIISREVFIAGWIAIFLLCGFYLLGKIRLPHDSVLDTVGPLRLLASSGCLAFGLYLMTGLFGAPLGEWDAFFPPYGSYGEIAKIRSGEPELTWRDDYEAGLAEAKATGKPVFIDFTGYACTNCRWMEANIFPEKEVHALLKQFVRVQLYTDGRGEKYKRNRDLQEANFGTVALPLYAIMTPGGKEITHFPGMTRDVDVFVRFLKQGLDPTVASVE; this is translated from the coding sequence ATGCGGATTTTTGTCGCGGTATGTGTTTTGATGATGCTTCAGAGCAGTGCTGTAATGGCTCAGAATGAGGCTTCGTTTGGTGTGATGGTGGAGCCAAAGACGGCGCGCGTTGGAGAGGCTGTTGCGGTGTGGATTGATGTGGATCTTTCCGATGATTGGCATATTTATTCGGCGACCACACCGCCGGGTGGTCCCTATCCCACAGAGATTGCGCTGTCGGGCGCGGGATTTCGGCAGGTGGGGGCGGTGGTTCAGCCTGAGCCTATTGTGGAGTACGATCCTAATTTTGAGATGAATGTGGAATATTATCATCCCAAAGTGCGGTTTGGGGTGCGGGCTGAGGTGGGTGAGGGGATGCCGGGTGAGCGGGTGCTGTCGGGTGAAGTGATCTATATGCTTTGCAATGCGACGCAGTGTTTGCCGCCAAATACATACGCATTTGAGATTCCCGTGGTGGTGGAGGCGGGACCTGCGCGGGCGGAGTTTGTGTTTTCTGCTGATGCGACACCCCCAGTGTCGTTGGATGGTACGGGTAGCGTGGCCGATGTTGAGCGCGCGATTACAGAGGGTTTGAGTGCGTTTTTGTACCTGTCTTTGTGGATGGGTTTTCTGGCTTTGCTCACGCCGTGTGTGTTTCCGATGATTCCCATTACGGTGTCGTTTTTTACCAAGCAGGAAACGCAGAGCCGGAGGGAGTCTGTTACCAAGTCGCTGGCTTATTGCGGGGGTATTATTTTTACGTTTACCGGGTTGGGTATGGTGTTGGCGGCGACCCTGGGCGCTTCTGGTGCGGCTCTGTTTGCGGCAAATCCCTGGGTCAATTTGTTGATTACTGCGATTTTTGTGGCTTTTGCGCTGGCGTTGTTTGGGCTGTTTGAGATTCGATTGCCTTATGGTTTGCTCAATAAGTTGAACCAGGTTCAGGGGGGCAGTTATGGCGCAATTCTAATTATGGGATTCACGTTTTCGCTCACATCGTTTACGTGTACTGCGCCTTTTGTGGGGACGCTGCTGGTGCTGACGGCTCAGGGAACGTGGGCGTGGCCCATTTTGGGCATGCTGGTATTTTCGGCTGCTTTTGCCTCTCCGTTTTTCTTTTTGGCACTTTTTCCGCAGTCGCTTGCTGCTCTGCCCCAAAGCGGTGGCTGGTTAAATTCCGTGAAGGTTGTGATGGGGTTTTTGGAATTGGCCGCTGCGTTGAAATTTTTGAGCAATGTCGATCTGGTGTGGCAGTGGGGTATTATTTCGCGCGAGGTCTTTATTGCGGGGTGGATCGCGATCTTTTTGTTGTGTGGTTTTTATTTGTTGGGCAAGATCCGCTTGCCGCACGATTCTGTGCTCGATACAGTTGGTCCGCTGCGTTTGCTGGCGAGTAGTGGATGTTTGGCTTTTGGGCTGTATTTGATGACGGGTCTTTTTGGCGCACCTCTGGGCGAATGGGACGCATTTTTCCCGCCTTATGGAAGTTATGGGGAGATTGCCAAGATAAGGAGCGGTGAACCGGAACTGACCTGGCGCGATGATTATGAAGCGGGTTTGGCAGAAGCAAAGGCGACGGGTAAACCGGTATTTATCGATTTTACGGGCTATGCGTGTACGAATTGCCGCTGGATGGAGGCGAATATTTTTCCCGAAAAGGAGGTGCATGCGTTGTTAAAGCAGTTTGTACGGGTTCAGTTGTACACAGATGGGCGGGGAGAAAAATACAAGCGCAATCGCGATTTGCAGGAGGCTAATTTTGGTACGGTTGCTCTGCCTTTGTACGCGATTATGACACCCGGGGGAAAAGAGATTACACATTTTCCGGGGATGACGCGCGATGTGGATGTTTTTGTGCGCTTTTTGAAACAGGGGCTTGATCCGACAGTGGCGAGTGTGGAGTAA
- a CDS encoding ATP-grasp domain-containing protein: MNYFRSNRFLNTLPDWETGEPIEGALENYLPRVRALLHRMDNPQARFSSVIVGGTNGKGTVSYLLAELLRAAGFRVGLYTSPHLHTVRERICVDGEVLARDVWAEGVAHFYEKSRDFEREGWGAFSKFEALTVLAAHHFARANVDWAVFEVGLGGQFDATNAWDSKVAVLTAIHLDHTDVLGNTLREIAADKVHIARSGRPLFTGSGQVPEVLKLLERECALRGAALHVVDEKMDDMADRPVTFRENAALSVGVARHVVDGCGMVLADEWVRDVVLNRALPGRFEVVRKTLILDGAHNPDAVRALVRDLQVLSDKWRFVVGVNKGHDARGILQALSPLAAEVVLTQSAHPKAISVARLSALVPEGLCVRCETGGLSFLTEVSQQPTCVLGSLYLVALAREVLDLPGEADSFGEDVILESLRCFEIACRQLDVGYEAVSADGNVIRVERERKPLYFLRNKHPFNDYVSGRLAEDKGYQYEVFDRANITVPKTMTVFNPLSDRRFDRYKTHASVSDIVSDVVQHMSFPVVVKRNRGSMAQGVYLEANAEGLHSRLQDLCVESSRLDNVLLIQAYVEGPEYRIVGSEDELLLAYEKQNDSDIEGEDINPLHRVGGRAVAVVDEGLLEEFRVLTRALNRVLNLGFYAIDLIASSDGFFVLEVNPNPICHFYNADNGRGDFVQIYRYLIRKYLL, from the coding sequence ATGAACTATTTTCGGAGCAATCGGTTTCTCAATACGTTGCCCGATTGGGAAACGGGTGAGCCGATAGAAGGTGCGCTGGAAAATTATTTACCGCGTGTGCGCGCACTGTTACATCGCATGGATAATCCCCAGGCGCGGTTTAGCTCTGTTATTGTTGGGGGGACAAATGGCAAGGGTACGGTGAGTTATTTGCTGGCTGAGTTGTTGCGGGCAGCGGGTTTTCGCGTGGGGCTTTATACGTCGCCGCATTTGCACACGGTGCGCGAGCGGATATGCGTTGATGGCGAGGTGCTCGCGCGCGATGTGTGGGCTGAGGGCGTCGCACATTTTTACGAGAAAAGCCGCGATTTTGAGCGCGAAGGCTGGGGTGCGTTTAGCAAGTTTGAGGCGCTCACGGTTTTGGCGGCGCATCATTTTGCGCGGGCAAATGTGGATTGGGCTGTTTTTGAGGTGGGGCTGGGTGGGCAATTTGACGCGACCAATGCGTGGGATTCGAAGGTTGCTGTGTTGACGGCGATTCATCTGGATCACACGGATGTGTTGGGCAATACGCTGCGCGAGATTGCAGCGGATAAGGTACATATTGCGCGTTCGGGAAGGCCGCTGTTTACGGGGTCAGGACAGGTGCCTGAGGTTTTGAAGTTATTGGAAAGAGAATGCGCGCTTCGGGGTGCGGCATTGCATGTGGTCGATGAGAAAATGGACGATATGGCGGATCGACCAGTTACTTTTCGGGAGAATGCCGCGCTGTCGGTTGGTGTGGCGCGTCATGTTGTAGATGGGTGCGGGATGGTGTTGGCAGATGAATGGGTGCGGGATGTGGTTTTGAATCGGGCTCTGCCCGGGCGCTTTGAGGTGGTTCGGAAGACGTTGATTTTAGATGGGGCCCACAATCCGGATGCGGTTCGCGCATTGGTCCGCGATTTGCAAGTTCTATCGGATAAGTGGCGATTTGTGGTGGGTGTTAATAAGGGGCACGATGCACGGGGTATTTTGCAGGCTCTTTCGCCTCTGGCCGCCGAGGTTGTTTTGACGCAGTCGGCGCATCCGAAGGCCATTTCTGTGGCGCGTTTGAGCGCGCTGGTTCCAGAGGGGCTGTGTGTGCGGTGTGAGACAGGGGGTTTGAGTTTTTTGACGGAGGTTTCCCAACAGCCTACGTGTGTCCTGGGGTCGCTGTATCTGGTGGCGTTGGCCCGCGAGGTGCTGGATTTGCCCGGGGAGGCGGACAGTTTTGGCGAGGATGTGATTTTAGAGAGTTTGCGGTGTTTTGAGATCGCGTGTCGGCAGTTGGACGTGGGGTATGAGGCGGTGTCGGCAGATGGCAATGTGATTCGGGTGGAGAGAGAGAGAAAGCCGCTGTATTTTTTGCGAAATAAACATCCGTTTAACGATTATGTTTCTGGAAGATTGGCGGAGGATAAGGGGTATCAATACGAGGTGTTTGATCGGGCGAATATTACAGTGCCCAAAACGATGACGGTGTTCAATCCTCTATCTGATCGGCGGTTTGATCGGTATAAGACGCATGCTTCTGTCTCAGATATTGTAAGTGATGTGGTGCAACACATGTCTTTTCCGGTTGTGGTGAAACGCAATCGCGGATCTATGGCACAGGGCGTGTATCTGGAGGCGAATGCAGAGGGTTTGCATTCGCGCTTGCAAGACTTGTGTGTGGAAAGCAGCCGATTGGACAATGTGTTGTTGATCCAGGCTTATGTCGAGGGACCTGAGTATCGCATTGTGGGCAGCGAGGATGAGTTGTTGCTCGCATATGAAAAACAAAATGACTCAGATATTGAAGGAGAGGATATCAATCCCCTGCATCGGGTGGGGGGCAGGGCGGTTGCGGTCGTGGATGAGGGGTTATTGGAGGAGTTTCGAGTATTGACACGGGCGTTGAATCGGGTGTTGAATTTGGGATTTTACGCAATTGATTTGATCGCGAGTTCCGATGGGTTTTTTGTTTTGGAAGTGAATCCCAATCCCATATGTCACTTTTATAATGCGGATAATGGACGCGGCGATTTTGTGCAAATTTATCGGTATCTGATACGAAAATATTTGCTGTAG
- a CDS encoding glycosyl hydrolase, whose amino-acid sequence MDLKNFINPPAADRLVPFWIWNGIIEENELVRQIREMSEKGLGGFCLSTGPGLKTPYLSHIWFERVKLALETAEENGLHVWIHDEYRYPGGIGSTQITLNHPQFVAQQLTFRETVVQGGQQVDLTLPWAPVLQAFAVPLRRDRCLWEDKQDISAYLGVNHQHHALRNNSAVSAHHPYNYVSFNPTRRLYWKAPAGRWRVLVFLQEPSANSDCPGSHLDRFNPESVRTLHQTIQQPYIEQFSAYQGKTLKGILTSETHFPKDRLPWSSVLPDYFQTRNGYNLLSCLPALITYFGPNTGRIRYDYFQTLSELQQRHDSARSADWCKEHDLNYASDITPLRNAHRTSIPIPGTGGSLDVESTRENVISYRHSPEFATALAAQTNTSRIINTCFQNTGWATTLQDMKAQLDTLGTHGTNFFAPHALYYTLDGLRKHATSLFHQNPYWKHFHLLSDYAGRLAHLLCRGQQVADIALLDPVTSLWAHLAHPFHNWSYVGYDPDEETLTNNLVADWACIARALYQMQRPFQSLDPALLAQAEIINRQLQIGKTRYTVLVLPPITNLEREAFDKLRAFINAGGLVIALGLLPIEDIQEGASIVEGFSRLTDMEPGRMIRDYTGHESGVHLLSRDNFMFIRTGGTVEKNQATFMLERLLDEILPRRVRIMSDGKNADAIQYHHRTDEKHHIFFFANRGNSPITTQIYIPPTSRKIEKWDLETGNRTPLVVKSTGEMSRIDLSFDRLQSHMIVTGPAKTKKEELPVETLKLNLTGHWKVDPEEDNALRLDKFKTKIDPSNTGLRQNWHQPTYSDSRWSETRPQPLDDSAEKTIFWYRTTFIADIVPSKLSLVMDRSAIQGEHQIYINGSKLPSNAFRPTFRFDHANATCSVGQRINKGKNVIAIRVEANNPGDGLVDALYLFGRFQVKSWRSVYPKLTPLQDSGPIFDLKAQGLPFYAGTVSYTRDIDFKTLPKTAHFKIDLERTVKTLSDIVEITINGQSLGVRAWAPYCWTGKTVHLKQGKNRVVFRVTNTLEKLLTGMVYQPKTQKIVPVEI is encoded by the coding sequence ATGGACCTCAAAAACTTCATCAATCCCCCTGCTGCTGATCGCCTCGTTCCATTTTGGATATGGAACGGCATCATAGAAGAAAACGAACTCGTCCGCCAAATCCGCGAAATGAGCGAAAAAGGGCTGGGTGGATTTTGCCTATCAACAGGTCCCGGGCTAAAAACGCCCTATTTGTCGCACATCTGGTTCGAGCGCGTAAAATTGGCACTCGAAACCGCAGAAGAAAATGGCCTCCATGTCTGGATCCACGACGAATACCGCTATCCAGGTGGTATTGGATCAACCCAGATCACCTTAAACCACCCCCAATTCGTCGCACAACAACTCACCTTTCGCGAAACCGTTGTACAGGGCGGCCAACAAGTTGACCTTACGCTACCCTGGGCACCCGTGTTGCAAGCATTCGCTGTTCCCTTGCGAAGAGACCGCTGTTTGTGGGAAGACAAACAAGATATCAGCGCTTATCTAGGCGTCAATCATCAACACCACGCATTGCGCAACAACAGTGCTGTGTCCGCCCACCATCCCTACAATTACGTATCTTTTAACCCCACCCGCCGCCTGTACTGGAAAGCACCTGCCGGACGCTGGCGCGTGCTCGTTTTTTTACAAGAACCCTCGGCAAATAGCGATTGTCCCGGCTCACACCTCGATCGATTCAATCCAGAGTCTGTCCGCACCCTGCATCAGACCATTCAACAGCCCTACATCGAACAATTTTCCGCTTATCAGGGCAAAACCTTAAAGGGCATTTTAACCTCGGAAACGCATTTCCCCAAAGATCGCCTGCCCTGGTCATCCGTATTGCCCGACTACTTCCAAACGCGCAACGGCTACAATCTCCTGTCCTGCTTGCCTGCCCTCATAACCTACTTTGGTCCCAACACGGGTCGCATTCGCTACGACTATTTTCAAACCCTGAGCGAACTGCAACAGCGGCACGACAGCGCGCGCAGTGCCGACTGGTGCAAAGAGCACGACCTCAATTACGCGAGCGATATAACCCCGCTTCGCAATGCTCATCGCACTTCCATACCCATACCTGGTACAGGCGGCAGTCTCGACGTTGAAAGCACCAGAGAAAACGTCATATCATATCGCCACAGCCCTGAATTTGCAACGGCACTCGCCGCCCAGACAAACACTTCGCGCATAATCAATACCTGTTTTCAAAACACGGGCTGGGCAACCACGCTGCAAGATATGAAAGCACAGCTCGATACCCTCGGCACCCACGGCACCAACTTCTTTGCGCCCCACGCCCTCTACTACACACTCGACGGATTGCGCAAACACGCCACATCTCTATTTCATCAAAATCCCTACTGGAAACACTTTCACCTGCTGTCTGACTACGCGGGGCGACTTGCCCATCTCTTGTGCCGGGGTCAGCAAGTAGCCGATATTGCACTCCTCGACCCTGTCACCAGCTTGTGGGCACACCTCGCACACCCGTTTCACAACTGGTCTTATGTCGGCTATGATCCCGATGAAGAAACACTGACCAATAACCTCGTTGCCGACTGGGCTTGTATTGCCCGCGCCCTGTATCAGATGCAACGGCCATTTCAAAGCCTTGACCCGGCCCTCCTCGCCCAGGCGGAAATCATCAACCGCCAATTGCAGATCGGCAAAACGCGCTACACGGTCCTGGTCCTTCCCCCCATCACCAATCTGGAACGCGAAGCTTTTGATAAGCTACGCGCATTTATCAATGCAGGCGGCCTCGTCATCGCCCTGGGATTATTGCCCATTGAGGATATTCAAGAAGGCGCATCAATCGTCGAGGGATTTTCGCGGTTAACCGACATGGAACCGGGGCGAATGATTCGCGATTACACCGGCCACGAATCGGGCGTCCACCTGCTGAGTCGAGACAACTTCATGTTTATCCGTACGGGGGGTACGGTAGAAAAAAATCAGGCGACATTCATGCTGGAACGCCTGCTCGACGAAATTCTGCCCCGGCGAGTACGCATCATGTCCGACGGAAAAAACGCCGACGCGATACAATATCACCACCGCACAGATGAAAAGCACCACATATTCTTTTTTGCCAATCGGGGAAATTCACCCATTACAACGCAAATTTATATACCTCCCACCAGTAGAAAAATAGAAAAATGGGATTTGGAAACGGGCAACCGCACACCCCTTGTGGTCAAATCCACCGGAGAAATGAGCCGCATCGACCTCTCCTTTGATCGGCTGCAATCACACATGATCGTAACAGGCCCTGCAAAAACAAAAAAAGAAGAGCTTCCGGTAGAAACGCTCAAACTCAATTTAACAGGCCACTGGAAAGTTGACCCAGAAGAAGATAACGCACTGCGCCTGGACAAATTCAAAACAAAAATCGACCCGTCTAACACAGGCCTGCGCCAGAACTGGCATCAACCGACTTATAGCGATAGCAGATGGTCCGAAACGCGCCCACAACCTCTTGACGATTCAGCAGAAAAAACGATTTTTTGGTACCGAACAACCTTTATCGCAGACATCGTCCCCAGCAAACTCTCCCTGGTCATGGATCGAAGTGCTATTCAGGGAGAGCATCAGATCTACATCAACGGTTCCAAATTGCCGAGCAATGCATTTCGTCCCACCTTCCGATTCGATCACGCCAACGCGACGTGTTCCGTGGGACAGCGCATAAACAAGGGCAAAAATGTGATCGCCATCCGCGTGGAAGCCAACAACCCGGGCGATGGCCTCGTCGATGCCCTGTATCTCTTTGGACGTTTTCAGGTCAAATCCTGGCGCAGCGTATATCCCAAACTAACACCCCTTCAAGATAGCGGTCCTATTTTTGACCTCAAAGCGCAGGGACTGCCCTTCTATGCTGGCACCGTGTCATATACCCGGGACATCGATTTCAAAACCCTGCCCAAAACCGCGCATTTCAAAATAGACCTCGAACGCACCGTGAAAACCCTCTCCGACATCGTCGAAATAACAATCAACGGACAGTCTCTGGGCGTACGCGCCTGGGCGCCCTATTGCTGGACTGGAAAAACAGTCCACCTCAAACAGGGCAAAAATCGCGTTGTCTTCCGCGTCACCAACACACTCGAAAAATTACTTACAGGCATGGTATATCAGCCGAAAACGCAAAAAATAGTTCCAGTAGAGATATAA
- a CDS encoding nucleotidyltransferase family protein codes for MNEQIYGLVLAAGMARRMGSTKQLLPFGDRTVLQTVVDTLNGADLTGVVVVLGHDADAVRESLRGRPVLCCVNDAYREGMFSSVLCGLRHLPGDADAVLIALGDQPQIELRVVQAVVQAYREGERGIVIPVSGGKRGHPVLINLSRYRGEILRLSGDEGLKPVMRGHPQDTLEVPVGDEGILRDLDTPEDYRAEMERRGINGE; via the coding sequence ATGAACGAGCAAATTTACGGTCTTGTACTGGCCGCGGGTATGGCGCGGCGCATGGGGTCAACTAAGCAGTTGTTGCCCTTTGGTGACCGAACGGTTCTTCAAACGGTGGTCGATACGCTAAATGGTGCTGATCTGACTGGCGTTGTGGTGGTTTTGGGGCACGATGCAGATGCTGTGCGCGAGAGTTTGCGCGGTCGGCCCGTGCTGTGTTGCGTGAATGATGCGTACCGCGAGGGGATGTTTTCCAGTGTGCTTTGCGGTCTTCGCCATTTGCCCGGGGATGCAGATGCGGTGCTGATCGCTCTCGGGGATCAGCCTCAGATTGAGTTGCGCGTTGTTCAGGCTGTGGTGCAGGCATACCGCGAGGGGGAGAGGGGTATTGTGATTCCCGTTTCGGGTGGAAAGCGCGGGCATCCGGTGTTGATCAATTTGTCGCGTTACCGGGGCGAGATTCTAAGGCTTTCTGGGGATGAGGGTCTCAAGCCGGTTATGCGCGGGCATCCGCAAGATACGCTGGAGGTGCCGGTGGGTGATGAGGGTATTTTGCGGGATCTGGATACGCCAGAAGATTATCGGGCGGAGATGGAGAGGCGAGGGATAAATGGAGAATAG